TCACGCTCGCCGGCCGGGCTCACTCCCCACCCGGAGCTCCGGCGCGGGCATCGTCCTGCAGGGTGGGTCGACGGGTGAGGTCGGACTCGACCCGCTGGTGGGTCCAGCGCTCCCCGAAGAACGACAGCACCGGGACGATGCCGAAGAACATCAGCAGCAGCATCCGCGGCAGGCCCCAGCGCATCTTCATCCACAGGTCGAAGCCGAGGACCACGTAGATCATGTAGATCAGGCCGTGGATCGGGGACCAGACGGAGGAGACCTGGTCCCAGAACGGGGAGACCGAGGAGAACCAGGTGTCGCCGCCGAAGACGACGTAGCGCATCGTCATGATGCCCACCAGCACCAGCAGGGCGATGCCCTCCACGAAGGAGGCCACGCGGAAACGGGCGAAGGCGGTCCTGCAGGCGACTTCGTCGAGGGGGCGGGGAGCGGGCACGGGTCACACGTCCTTGTCAGAGGGAGGGGCGGTCGTCGTCACGACGGCCGGTGAGCGGGTGGGGAGGGAGTCGTCCTCGCCGAGCAGCTTCTGCATCGCCTCGCGACGGTCGGCGACCTCGTCGAGATGCGTCGCCCGCACGGAGCGCCACCACAGGAAGAGGAAGAAGCCGCCGAAGGCGACCCACTGGAAGGAGTAGCCGATGTTCTGCCAGTTCAGGCCGCGCGAGAAATCGGACTCCGCCTCGGGCAGCGTCCGCAGCGTCCCGGACGGCTCGGCGAGGGAGACGTAGCCGGAGTACATCGGCGATCCCCATTCGTTGACCAGCATCGGGGTCGCGATCTCGGGCGCCACTCCCCCGTCCACACCGCCGGAGGCCGCTTCGCTGGCTTCCAGCTGGCCGGAGATCTCGATCTCGCCCTGCGGGGCCGCGGGGACGAGTGCGGGGGTGATGCGGCCGT
The window above is part of the Brachybacterium vulturis genome. Proteins encoded here:
- a CDS encoding DUF3817 domain-containing protein, giving the protein MPAPRPLDEVACRTAFARFRVASFVEGIALLVLVGIMTMRYVVFGGDTWFSSVSPFWDQVSSVWSPIHGLIYMIYVVLGFDLWMKMRWGLPRMLLLMFFGIVPVLSFFGERWTHQRVESDLTRRPTLQDDARAGAPGGE
- a CDS encoding SURF1 family protein, whose product is MLRVALRPRFLGMLALMIVATLVCGLLATWQWDRAHQVITDQAAEPAQLGDLRGVLAVGDPVTNEIAGEIVTVTGSFVPGEQVIVPGRNIGGTPAVLVISSLLVDQGDGTRARLPVARGWLPAAEVTDADGRITPALVPAAPQGEIEISGQLEASEAASGGVDGGVAPEIATPMLVNEWGSPMYSGYVSLAEPSGTLRTLPEAESDFSRGLNWQNIGYSFQWVAFGGFFLFLWWRSVRATHLDEVADRREAMQKLLGEDDSLPTRSPAVVTTTAPPSDKDV